The nucleotide sequence GCAGTAAAAGAAAAAATGCAGGCTTCACTTTGATTGAAATAATGGTGGTGGTCGTAATACTTGGTATACTTGCAACTTTTCTTGTGCCCAAAATCATCAACAGGCCGGACGAAGCCAGAATTACCAAGGTAAAAAACGACATCAAAGCCATCGAATCGGCATTAAAACTTTATAAAATTGATAACGGATTTTATCCCACAACCGAGCAGGGGCTTTCCGCACTGATAGAAAAACCCGATATGGAGCCTATACCGAGAAACTGGAAAAAGGGCGGTTATCTAAATTCTGAAGAGGCTCCAAAAGATGCGTGGGGTAACAAATATATTTACCGCTCCCCCGGCTCAGACGGAAGGGATTACGTAATAATCTCCTACGGTGCCGACGGCAAAGAGGGAGGAGACGGAATGAATGCCGATATCAAGAGTTATGACCTTCAATAAACTGAAAAAAGAAATTTTGCACACTAATAACAATGCATTCACTCTGCTTGAGATTATAATCGTAATAACTATTATAGGTATCGGTGTCATTACAATGACCCCTCAGATGATGAGGAATACCGTTGAACAGGACAGAACCGTTGAATTTTTCAATAAAACACTAAAACAGGCACTCAAAGAAAGCAAAGAGCAACAGGCACCCGTCAGCATAAAAGGATTCAAAGGCTCGGATAATCTCATCACAGTTTCAGGAGAAAGAACGGAAATTCCCGGAATTTCAGCGGTCAACAATGCTGAAATCAACGATTCAAACGCATATGGTACAGAATATGAAATTACCGTATTTCCCAACGGAATCTGTGATTACTTCAAGCTTACCTTTCAGGACGGAAGCTACGTGGAATCCTCGCCTTTGCTGCTGAAAGTGAATAAATATGATTCTTAAAAACAAAGGTTTTACGCTTCTGGAAATTTTAGTGGCTCTGGCAATTCTTTCCATAAGTATGCTGGCCCTCTACAACCTTCTGAATTTTTCTCTCGATCTGCACAGCTATTCAAAAAGCAGAACAAGTCTTGTGGGCAAAGGATATGAAATCGTCTTAAAACGGCTGAATTTTGATGAAAATATTAACAGTGTAAAAAACAAATATGACAATATAACTATTACCCTGGAGCAGCAAATCACCTTAATCCCTGATATCCAGGAAAATTATCTCACTGTGGAAAACAAAGAAAGCAGTGTAACTTACAGGTATTTTAATGAAACAAAATAGCGGTTTTACATTAATAGAGCTTCTTATAGCACTTTTGATTTCTTCGTTTGTAATAATGGGAACTTACTCTCTTTTGGATTCAACAATAAATGCCAGAGAATATTTCAGTTCACAGCAGAACTACCAAAAAATATACAAGAGTCTTTATCAGTTGATAAACGATGACATCATTTCATCTGCAGATAAACAAATACGTGTACAGAAATCGCCCATGGATGACAATTCGGAAGTCAGTTTCCACACACAGAACAGCCTGTATTTTAATCAGAGTATGGGGGTTGATGTCAGTTATTATGTGGATGATGACGGCTGGCTGGTCAGAGAAGAAAACCACAAGATTCTGGAAAACCCGATGGTTATCAAACTTATAAACAATGTCAACTCGTTCACAGTCCGGGGTTATAATGGAAATGAATACAGCGACCGCAGTTTCGAGACAAAACTTCTGAAATTCAATATCGATATAAACGGCAGAAAATACGAGGTAGTTACCGGTGCGTTTTAAATTGAGAAACGGTATAAACAAAAAAGGGACAGTGGTAATCTTTGTTCTGTTTGTAATAGCTTTTGCCTCCTCCATTATTATCAACCTCAGCGAGAGGTCGGTTAACAGCTATGAAGAAGTGAACGACGTATACCTCATGAACCAAGCCTATATTTACGGCAAAACAGCTGTTAAAATAGTCAAAAATCTCATTGAGGATGATGATTTCAAAGAAGACTCCAGGGATGACGACTGGTTTAATATACCGATGTATCCGCTTCAAAAAGGTTATATTTCCATTAAAATCATCCCTCTCAACAGCAAAATAAATATAAACGATATAAACAGCAGTAATGACAACCTTTCCAAAAGAACCTCTTCAGCATGGGACGGTCTGATGCAGGAGTATGAGTTCAACGATACGGAGACCACCTCAGATTTCTTAAAAGACTGGATAGACAACGACACAAAAATTTCCCCAACAGGTATCGAGCTCGAACGCTACGACTATCTGGGCAATACATATCAAACAAAAAATGAAAAGCTAAGCACTCTAACTGAATTAACGCTCATAAATAAAGAATTATACCCTGCAATGAAAAATCACTTTACAGTTATTGCCGAAGATAAGCAGATTAATATTAATTTTGTAAACGAAAATACACTGAAATACTATCTGCCAGAACTGGAATTCTATGCTGAAGATATCATAGATTACCGTAAGTTTAATGATTACACAGATGTTTCCCAGATAAGAAAGGCAGCCCCGATACCCGACGACCTTTATGTAAAAATGGTGCCTTTTCTTACAGTAAAAAGTTCCAACTTCTATATTAAAATTAACGTTCAACTTTCAGAAAAAGATTTTTACTACCACGCCCTATTGAAAAGAAATCAAAATAATGCTAAAGTCACTAAGTTTTTTAAAGGTACAAATAAAGATTACTTTTAAATGTTTTTATTTTTAGATTTGCAGTTGCACCAAGAAATTATTCACACGAGGAAACGATGGCAGAAGCTTTGAAAGATATACTGTATGTTCATAAAAACGATATTTATCTTTTGAAAAATAATGAGTATGAAAAATTCGATGAAGAGCAGATTGATAACCTAAAGAATTATGACGTTCTTCTGGATGATGATTATTTTGTTTTTGAAAGTATCGACATTAATGTATCAAGCAAAAAAAAGACAAAACGTATTATCGAAAACTATCTGATAACAACCTATCCGAGAGATCTGGTAGCCACACATTACTACTGCAGAATGCATAATTTTGTCATGATAGCTATCCCCAAAAAAACTCTTCACAATTTTATGCATGAGCATGCCGATTTTTTAAAGAATGCAAAAAATATAAGCACCCCCCTTCTGGAAACAATATATTCAAACAGCGGTAAATATATCTACAAAACCGACGGCGTGGCTTATGAAGTCACAGATAACGGAATAGCAATTATTCCCGGCAAGAGTTATGAGGAAAGCGAAGTACTCCGTAAGGAGAATTTGATAGGGAAGATAAACAACCTGTCTTCAAAACTGAATATTTTTGAAAATACGGGGAACATATATTACCTGAAACAATTGGCTCCTGTTTTAATTGTATTGATTATTTCCTACGGACTGTTTGTTACAGGAGAAAGTTTTCAGTACATGAAATACAGCAGTATCTTAAACAGCGTACGCTCCGATCTTCAGTCAATTTACAGCAACGCCGGCGTAGCCGACACAGCTGACCCTTACGGTATGCTGCTCTACAAGGCCAAAGGAAGCCCCAATGAAGCAAAAACCTTAATCAGCAATCTTCTGGAAAAACTCAGTCAATCAATACCAGCAAGCACCACCATTGTTTCCATGAACTATAAAACCGGAGAACTTAAACTCAACGGAGAAGCCAAGGACCTGAAAACATTGGAAGAGATAGAAAGCAGTCTCTCAAACAATCTTGACAAAAGTGCTCAGATTATCAATACGAATAAGGACGGCGAAATAATCAAATTTTCAATACGGGTCAGCTTATGAAACAGTTAATCAATAGCAACAGAGAAACTTTACTTTATTTTATCATAGCTGCAGGAGCGGTTTTTCTTATCTTTTACTGGACTCATTTATTTTTTCAGAGCAAAATTGAGTCAATGAAGAATGAAACTGAAACAGTTCAGGAAAAAGTGGTGGAAGCCGAACAGCTGCTCAAGTTAATGCGGAGCAGCGATTCCAAGGAAAGCAGACTTAATTCCGGACTGCTGACTTTCGTTCAGAACATAGGAAAATCCCTCAATATCGAAAATAAAATTATTTCGGTAAAGCCCCAATCTTCATCACAATTTAACGAAGCGGTTACACTGAAAATTGAAAGTCTTAATCTGAATGAAATTTTAAATATTATTCAGCGGGTTGATAAATTTTCAAACCTTATAGTCACCAATTTGTCAATAAGTAAGCGATATGATAATCCCAAGCTGGCAAACATGGCAATTGATATAGGGAAACAATAATGAAAAAAACAATTTTGATTTCGATAATAACTTTTATTTTCAGTTTCTTCATTTTCACACTGTTTCTTTTCCCGTATGACACCGTTGTAAAATACTTCATTAATAACGCCATAAATCAAAACAGAATACCTGTTGATTATTCCCAAATACAATCCTCACCTTTCGGGACTACCATAAAAAATATTGAATATTTTTACAAAAATAAACTATCCCTTGGGACTCTTAAAATAGATTATTCGCCATTAAGCATTATTACAAAATCAGTATCTGCTCACACAGCAGACAGCCCTTTGGACGTAACGGCCGTATATAACGGCAAAACATTTGATATAAAAGTAAACCAGACAGTCTCGGAAATAGCCCAGCTGGTTCCGCAAGTGGAAGAATATGTTAAAAAGGGTGAAATCAGAGCTGAAGGCCGGATTAACCCGGCAAAAATGCAGGGTAAAGCGGATATAGTTTTATCAAATCTGTCTGTAGCAACACCTGTTTTCCCCAGCCTGAATTTCCAGAAGATAACCGCCGGTTTAACGTTGAACAAAAACAGGCTCAAAATTGAAAAAGTTCAGTCATCAGGGGAAAATAAGATATCCTTAAACGGAATTGTTTATCTTAATTATAACAGTCTTTACAATTCTAACGTCAATCTGAATGGCAATATCGATATCGCGGGGATGAAAAGAGATTTCAAGGTATCCGGCAGATTAATTTCTCCAAGAATAAATTTCTGAAAGTCAACTTAAAAGTGAAATGGTCAATTAGTGAAGTTGGGAAGTAGAAAAAATGTCATCCCAACCGAAGCGGAGAAGTCTCAACGATGAACCTTGAACGTTGAACTAAACCTGGGAGAGACGCAGAGGGAGTACTTTTCTCATTTTTTCTTGAAAAAATAGTAATAATCTTTACCGATTTTTCTTAAAAACATAATATGCGTCTTTGACTCGGAAACTTTTGTTGCGACAGACATCACTTCCTTGCCGGATTTGCTGTAAAAGGATCCGTTATCAAACCGATAAGCACCTGTGCAGTTATCCGGAATACTTTTTGTAATGTCAGCAGAATAGGAAACGGAATCTACCTTCTTTATTTTGTAATCTATATCTCTGAAAAAATAAAAGCTTCCGCTGCGGCAAAGATTTATATCCGGACTATTAAGGGAAATTTCTTTAATGTATCGCTTTTTATCCATGTAAGTTATATTGAGCAATCTGTTATTCAGTGAAATAAGCTTATCACCGGACACCAAAACTTTCTCCGCATCACCGGTATTTATAAATCTTTGCTGATTAAAAATGTGAACTTTTCTTCCGCACAAAATGCCGTTTTCCGGTATAATACGACAGTCATCTTTAGCAACATCACTTTTATTGTCCATAGTCAGTGTCTTTTCCAGATTAATTTCACCGCTGTTTAAGCTGAATTTTTTAAAACCAGTTTCAGATTCTATTAAAAGGCTGTCTTTATAAAACTGGGAAGAATCAATTTTACCATTTAAATGATAAGGTTTCAGAAATTTACCGCTTGCCTGCCCTGAAGCGGTAATTATCAGAAGAAGTGGAATTATACGATCTTTTTCGTCATGAAAATATATGTAACCATCAGAATAATGCATCCCGCGGATTTGGGTTTTTAACCCTCCCGACAGAAAAGGTTTTTGAGAACCGACTTTGTTTATGACAAATTGTTTTTCACCGTATTGTATAATATATGGAAATCTAAAAGTAACGCCGCGGTACTTTCTTTTAAGACTGAATATTTTCCCGCAGTTTTTTACTGAATAAACATTGATATCACTCCCCTTTATAGTCATTATAAAACCTGAAGATAATTTCAGATAATATACATCATTATGCAGCTGAATACTCTCGCAATACTTTTCACCTGTTATCAGAAGATTATTCTTTACAAATATCAGAGAGTTGTTATCAAAACTAAAATTACTGACATTATCGGCAATTTGGCGTGTCAGATATTCATATTTAAAAATTACAACTCCATTTAAAATAAGTTCGGATTTGGGAAAACTCTTTTCAAAATTTTGGGGCAATTCCATATTTTCAAATGAAACATTGTCTATCATATCTTTAAAATATGAACCACCTGCAGTATTAGGATTCAAGATTTCTTCAGTCCTGTTAACCGCACAACCTGCAAATATTGATATGCAGAAAATAAATATGCCGGCTTTACAAACAAAATTCACTGTTCACCCCATTTATAAGTACATTCGCATATATGTTTAATATATTCTCCTCTCTTATGGTAGAGATTTCTCAACACATGGCAGATATTAGATAGTTTTTTCTCACCCCTCGCCCTGTTGAATGCCGAAGGCAAATAGCAAAGCTATTATTCAACAAGGCAAGCGTAGTCGAGAGGTCTCTTGTAAAACAACGCAATAGATTTCTCCGCTCCACCGAGCACATAAATTCTTATGTGCTCGGTTCCGGTCGCCGGCATCCTTCCGAATGGAACGAACTGAAACCGGGGGGATCTCTGTTTTTATATAACAAATATATTTGCGTTTCTGCTTATAATTTCCACACAATCGAATAATTGTCAAACTAACTTTTTAAATTTGATTAGAAAGCAAAATTGTGATATCTACTCAAATGCTTAATATTTGGGAAGTACTTTTAATTGCAGTGGCAATGAGTATAGATGCTTTCAGTGTCGCCTTCGGTGTAGGCTGCAGGTTTAACCGTCCAAGACACTATTTCAGACTTTCGTGGCATTTCGGATTATTTCAGTTCCTTATGCCCCTGATAGGTGCATTTTTCGGTAGAATACTGCTCAAATACACATCCAATCTTAACATTATAGCGGGAATTATACTTTTTATAATTGCATATAAAATGATAAAGGATGCTACTGTTTCAGATTCCGAGAGATGCTATACAACAGATCCCACAAAAGGGCTTTCCCTGATCTTCTTATCGATTGCAACAAGCATGGACGCTCTGGGAGTTGGTATATCACTTGCACTCTTCCCAGGCAATATCTTTATTCCGGCTTCTGTAATCGGTATTGTATGCATTGCCTTTACATTCGCAGGTGTCTATTTCGGAAGCCTCAGCCGGCATTTTATCGGCAGGTACGCTGAATATTTTGGAGCAGTTGTTCTTGTTGCAATAGGAATAAAATTTTTAGTGGTGTAAAAATGAAAATAGGTGAAATTCGCTACGCAAATGTATATCCCATTTTTTACTATTTAAAGAAAATCAAGGAATATGACTTTGTAAGGGGTACACCTTCTTTCCTGAATAAAATGATTCGGGAAGGAGGGGTTGATGTCGGTGTTTGCAGCAGTATAGAGTATGCAAGGAATCCGGGAAAATATGTTATAATCCCGGATATCTCCATCAGTTCGGTGGGAGATGTCAAAAGTGTCTGCCTGTTCAGCAGCAGGAAAATTGAAAATCTGGAAAATGCAACTGTTTTCCTGACCGAGGAGTCGGGCACCAGTGTTGTTTTATTAAAAATCCTCCTTAAATATTATTTTAATGTAAAAGTATCCTTCACAAACAATTTTGATGATAGTGACGCCGTACTGCTGATAGGTGATAAAGCACTTTTCAGTTACTACAATAACGACTATAAATACGTTTATGATCTGGGATTTCACTGGTTTCAGTTTTCCGGCTACCCTTTTGTTTTTGCACTCTGGATATCAGACAGCAAATGGGAAGGAACCGAGGATATAAAACGACTGCACAAAAATCTTGTAAATATAAAAGTAGACTCACAAAAAAATCTGGCGGCACTTCTGGAAGAATACAGTTTTAAAGGCTTGACATCATATCAAATACTGGACTACTGGGATATTATTAACTACAATCTTACGGAGAAACATATTTGTGGACTAATAAAATTTTACAAGCTTGCCCGGGAAATTGGAGAAATCAAAAAATTTCCGCCCCTTAATCTTTCTGTTTGACAATCAGTGGGCTTTCATCATCAGTTTCATGATATAAAGACATGGACGGAAAAGCAAAACTTATGTCATGTTTTTGAAATATATCCATAATATTAAAATATACATCCTGCTTAATGGCAAGATATTCAGCCCACGTTGATGTGGCAGCAAAACAATAAACAAATATATTAAGAGAACTGGCAGCAAACTCATCGAAATAGACCATTATCATATCGTTGCTTATATCTTTATGATTGACAAGCATATCATTGATATCATCCACCGCTTTTTTTAACGATGCCGGCGGGGTCGAATAGGTTGCCCCCACCTTGCACTTAATACGGCGGGAATCCCTGCGTGACCAGTTTGTTACATTATCAGTTGCTATTTTGGAATTGGGAACTGAAACAAGCGCTTTTTCAAAAGTTCTTATTTTAGTAGTTCTGAAACCGATTTCCTCCACAACCCCTTCTATGTCTGCAACAACGATCCAGTCACCGATTGCAAACGGGCGATCCATGATAATCATAAGGCTGCCGAAAAAATTGGCAAGAGTATCTTTTGCTGCAAGAGCCACAGCGAGCCCGCCTATTCCAAGCCCTGTGATAATAGCTCCGATATTATATCCCCATTCCTGAATAATAATGGTTACAGCAAACACAATAAGTGCTGCTCTTATGAGTTTTCTAAAAAGAGGTAAAAATTCAACGGCAATTTCTATCTGTTTTTTATAGGCATATTTTTCCATAAATATTTTAAGCAGATTTTCGGCTCTGTATAATACCCAGAAAAAACTGCCTATCAAAAAAGTCTTATAAATATTCAAAAGGAGAAGATCTATATCTTTTGTAAATGTAAAAACATTTATTGCCAGAAAAAAACCTGTTGCTGTAATAGCGAGACTTAGAGGCGGTTTCACAATCTCCACCAAGTCATCATCAAAAGAACTCAGTGTTTTTGTGGTTGTCTTTTTCAGGAAATAAAAGATGAGATTTAATAATACGTGCTTTAAAACGAAAAAAAGAAAAAGGATGCCAAAGGCAGCCAGCATCTCGCCGACATTGACATTGAATATCTCATAGGAAAGAATCGGTATTAGTTCATCAAAAAATTTATTCAAATTAGTCATCCTTTCTGGAAAAATCGACCTTAACAATTTTCCCGTTTGAAGACTTTACCCTGGATTTATCAGCAGATTTTTCTTTATCTTTATTATTACCGCCGGACTCTTTTTCTGTATCCATCGAAAATTTAAAAACAAAATCCGGCTTGCCCGGGTCGTCAAAAACAGTAACAATAGATTGAAAGGGTATAACAAGGGACTCCCATTTGCCCGAAAAACGCATATCTGCATAAAGGGCATTATTATCCCATCTCAGATTTTTATACGATGAAGCACCGAACACAAGCACAAGACCATGCTCACTCTCATTACCAACAAAGCCTCTTTCACCTATACGTATATCGCCGGCAGGAACAACATGCATATAAAATTTATCGTAAAAATCAAAAAGTAATTCCAGAACCTGTTTCTTAAATTTACTCATAAATAATTAATAAAGAAGGGGATCCCAAAAGAGATCCCCTTTACATATTTCATTCACTTATGTCTTCACCAATAGAAACTTAAGCCTTATTTTCCGTCAAAGAGTGACCAAGGTCCTCTAGTCTTAGCGAAATTAATGGCTTCTTCTTTTTCACTATAGTAATAATCTTTATTGATGTTAAAGATCTGTCCGGGAAATATCAGATCAGGATCTTTAATTTCGTCTTTATTAGCCCAGTATATGAGAGGCCACATAAAGGGGTTCATGTATTTTCTGTCAGAAATATCCCAGAGTGTATCACCTTTTACAACGGTATATTTTTCAACACCTGAGGATTCTTTAGTAGTTTCTTCTTCTGCCGCCATACTTTCTTTCATTTCCTCAGCTTTTGCAGCTGCAATCTCTTCTTTGGCATCCTGCAGCCCTGCTTTAATTTCATCGATTAAAGCGTTAGCCTTGCCTGGTTCACAATCGTCAATATATCCCTGAGCCTCTTCGTATTTTGCCACAAGCTCGTCATAATTTCCAACGTTATATTTTTGTGCATCCGCTTCAATAGCATCAAGCTCTTTGCCTAATTCTTCAAGTTCGGCTGCTGCCCTATCGTTCTTTTTGGACATAGCCTTTGTCACTCTTTCAGCTTCTGCAGCTTTTTCCTGTGCAGCTTTCAGTCTCTTTTCAGCAGCATCATAATACTCACCTTTAAAGGTGTGATCTTTTGCTTCTTCCATCTGCTCTTCAGCAGCTTTAAGTTCTTCCATAGCTGCATTATACTCTTCTGTGGCACACTCTTTGGCATTATACTGTTCTGCAGCATTGAGTGCAGCTTTTGTGTCGTCATACATTTTTACCGGAGCTTTTGCACATGCGAAAGCGAATGAAACAACCAGAGCAACTAAGCTCAAATATTTCAAAATTTTCATAACTCCCTCCGTATCTCTTATTATTTTAAAAATAACACATACTTTGCCAAAAGTCAAAGAAAGATATAAAGTTTATATATCTTCCACCATATCAAGCTTTAAACTTAATTCCTTCAGCTGTTTTTCATCAACAATACTCGGAGCATCGCTCATCATACACGTAGCCCTCTGGGTCTTAGGAAAAGCTATAACATCCCGTATCGATTCCGAACCGGTCAAAATCGTTGCAATCCTGTCAACACCGAAAGCAATACCGCCGTGAGGCGGAGTGCCATATTTGAGAGCATCCATAAAGAAACCAAACTTTCTCCTGCTTTCCTCTCTTGTCATACCGAGGGCATCAAACATTTTTTCCTGGACATCACTTCTGTGTATCCTAATACTACCCCCTCCTATCTCAGAACCGTTGAGAACAAGATCGTAAGCTTTGGCTCTTATTTGTGAAGGGTCTGTGTCAAAATATTTGATATCCTCATCAACGGGTGCAGTAAAAGGATGATGCACGGCTGCGTAGCGTTTTTCATCCTCATCCCACTCAAGAAGAGGAAAGTCCGTAATCCAGACAAAATTGTATTTATTTTTATCGATAAGATTCAGCATTCTTCCCAGCTTGAGCCTTACCTTCGACATGTAGAGATTAACAATGCCAGTTTTGCCGGCTCCGAAAAAGATAATATCTCCGGCTTCTCCGCCCATTTCACTGACAATTTGGTCAGCCAGCTCTTCACCCAGAAATTTTACAATAGGAGACTGCAGACCGTCCTCGTTAACCCTGATATATGCAAGTCCCTTTGCTCCAAGACTCACAGCAAAATCTGTTAAATCATCAATATCCTTTCTGGAGAAATTGGTTGCATTTTTTGCATTAATTGCCTTTACCACTCCGCCGTTTTTTACACTGTCGGCAAAGACTTTAAATCCGCAATCCTTCACAAGATCATTTATTGTTTTTAGATGAAGTCCAAATCTTGTATCAGGTGCATCGTGACCGAATTTTTCCATTGCCTCATCATAAGACATTATCTCAAAAGGCTTTTTAACATCTACATCCATTATATCTTTAAATATTTTAACGAACAATTCTTCAATAAGTTTCATCAAATCTGCACGGTCAATAAAAGACAGTTCCATATCCAGCTGCGTAAACTCAGGCTGCCTGTCAGCCCGAAGATCTTCATCCCTGAAACATTTTACTATCTGAAAATACCTGTCAAAACCTGATATCATAAGAAGCTGCTTAAA is from Flexistipes sinusarabici DSM 4947 and encodes:
- the gspG gene encoding type II secretion system major pseudopilin GspG; the protein is MESSKRKNAGFTLIEIMVVVVILGILATFLVPKIINRPDEARITKVKNDIKAIESALKLYKIDNGFYPTTEQGLSALIEKPDMEPIPRNWKKGGYLNSEEAPKDAWGNKYIYRSPGSDGRDYVIISYGADGKEGGDGMNADIKSYDLQ
- a CDS encoding prepilin-type N-terminal cleavage/methylation domain-containing protein, translated to MPISRVMTFNKLKKEILHTNNNAFTLLEIIIVITIIGIGVITMTPQMMRNTVEQDRTVEFFNKTLKQALKESKEQQAPVSIKGFKGSDNLITVSGERTEIPGISAVNNAEINDSNAYGTEYEITVFPNGICDYFKLTFQDGSYVESSPLLLKVNKYDS
- a CDS encoding prepilin-type N-terminal cleavage/methylation domain-containing protein codes for the protein MILKNKGFTLLEILVALAILSISMLALYNLLNFSLDLHSYSKSRTSLVGKGYEIVLKRLNFDENINSVKNKYDNITITLEQQITLIPDIQENYLTVENKESSVTYRYFNETK
- a CDS encoding prepilin-type N-terminal cleavage/methylation domain-containing protein, translated to MKQNSGFTLIELLIALLISSFVIMGTYSLLDSTINAREYFSSQQNYQKIYKSLYQLINDDIISSADKQIRVQKSPMDDNSEVSFHTQNSLYFNQSMGVDVSYYVDDDGWLVREENHKILENPMVIKLINNVNSFTVRGYNGNEYSDRSFETKLLKFNIDINGRKYEVVTGAF
- a CDS encoding general secretion pathway protein GspK, with the translated sequence MRFKLRNGINKKGTVVIFVLFVIAFASSIIINLSERSVNSYEEVNDVYLMNQAYIYGKTAVKIVKNLIEDDDFKEDSRDDDWFNIPMYPLQKGYISIKIIPLNSKININDINSSNDNLSKRTSSAWDGLMQEYEFNDTETTSDFLKDWIDNDTKISPTGIELERYDYLGNTYQTKNEKLSTLTELTLINKELYPAMKNHFTVIAEDKQININFVNENTLKYYLPELEFYAEDIIDYRKFNDYTDVSQIRKAAPIPDDLYVKMVPFLTVKSSNFYIKINVQLSEKDFYYHALLKRNQNNAKVTKFFKGTNKDYF
- the gspN gene encoding type II secretion system protein GspN, which codes for MKKTILISIITFIFSFFIFTLFLFPYDTVVKYFINNAINQNRIPVDYSQIQSSPFGTTIKNIEYFYKNKLSLGTLKIDYSPLSIITKSVSAHTADSPLDVTAVYNGKTFDIKVNQTVSEIAQLVPQVEEYVKKGEIRAEGRINPAKMQGKADIVLSNLSVATPVFPSLNFQKITAGLTLNKNRLKIEKVQSSGENKISLNGIVYLNYNSLYNSNVNLNGNIDIAGMKRDFKVSGRLISPRINF
- a CDS encoding manganese efflux pump MntP, translating into MLNIWEVLLIAVAMSIDAFSVAFGVGCRFNRPRHYFRLSWHFGLFQFLMPLIGAFFGRILLKYTSNLNIIAGIILFIIAYKMIKDATVSDSERCYTTDPTKGLSLIFLSIATSMDALGVGISLALFPGNIFIPASVIGIVCIAFTFAGVYFGSLSRHFIGRYAEYFGAVVLVAIGIKFLVV
- a CDS encoding menaquinone biosynthetic enzyme MqnA/MqnD family protein; protein product: MKIGEIRYANVYPIFYYLKKIKEYDFVRGTPSFLNKMIREGGVDVGVCSSIEYARNPGKYVIIPDISISSVGDVKSVCLFSSRKIENLENATVFLTEESGTSVVLLKILLKYYFNVKVSFTNNFDDSDAVLLIGDKALFSYYNNDYKYVYDLGFHWFQFSGYPFVFALWISDSKWEGTEDIKRLHKNLVNIKVDSQKNLAALLEEYSFKGLTSYQILDYWDIINYNLTEKHICGLIKFYKLAREIGEIKKFPPLNLSV
- a CDS encoding mechanosensitive ion channel family protein; protein product: MTNLNKFFDELIPILSYEIFNVNVGEMLAAFGILFLFFVLKHVLLNLIFYFLKKTTTKTLSSFDDDLVEIVKPPLSLAITATGFFLAINVFTFTKDIDLLLLNIYKTFLIGSFFWVLYRAENLLKIFMEKYAYKKQIEIAVEFLPLFRKLIRAALIVFAVTIIIQEWGYNIGAIITGLGIGGLAVALAAKDTLANFFGSLMIIMDRPFAIGDWIVVADIEGVVEEIGFRTTKIRTFEKALVSVPNSKIATDNVTNWSRRDSRRIKCKVGATYSTPPASLKKAVDDINDMLVNHKDISNDMIMVYFDEFAASSLNIFVYCFAATSTWAEYLAIKQDVYFNIMDIFQKHDISFAFPSMSLYHETDDESPLIVKQKD
- a CDS encoding ClpXP protease specificity-enhancing factor SspB → MSKFKKQVLELLFDFYDKFYMHVVPAGDIRIGERGFVGNESEHGLVLVFGASSYKNLRWDNNALYADMRFSGKWESLVIPFQSIVTVFDDPGKPDFVFKFSMDTEKESGGNNKDKEKSADKSRVKSSNGKIVKVDFSRKDD
- a CDS encoding LysM peptidoglycan-binding domain-containing protein, which gives rise to MKILKYLSLVALVVSFAFACAKAPVKMYDDTKAALNAAEQYNAKECATEEYNAAMEELKAAEEQMEEAKDHTFKGEYYDAAEKRLKAAQEKAAEAERVTKAMSKKNDRAAAELEELGKELDAIEADAQKYNVGNYDELVAKYEEAQGYIDDCEPGKANALIDEIKAGLQDAKEEIAAAKAEEMKESMAAEEETTKESSGVEKYTVVKGDTLWDISDRKYMNPFMWPLIYWANKDEIKDPDLIFPGQIFNINKDYYYSEKEEAINFAKTRGPWSLFDGK
- the aspS gene encoding aspartate--tRNA ligase — translated: MLSHLGSWRRTHSCGELRAGNIGEEVVVMGWVQRRRDHGGVIFIDLRDRDGVTQIVLNPEFDKEVHELGDNVRNEFVIAAKGKVEHRPEGTVNSSLPTGEVEVYVNELKILNKSETPPFVIENHSNANEDIRLKYRYLDLRRPALQQNIILRHQLIRVIREFLYEKDFLDIETPFLTKSTPEGARDYLVPSRVNPGRFYALPQSPQMFKQLLMISGFDRYFQIVKCFRDEDLRADRQPEFTQLDMELSFIDRADLMKLIEELFVKIFKDIMDVDVKKPFEIMSYDEAMEKFGHDAPDTRFGLHLKTINDLVKDCGFKVFADSVKNGGVVKAINAKNATNFSRKDIDDLTDFAVSLGAKGLAYIRVNEDGLQSPIVKFLGEELADQIVSEMGGEAGDIIFFGAGKTGIVNLYMSKVRLKLGRMLNLIDKNKYNFVWITDFPLLEWDEDEKRYAAVHHPFTAPVDEDIKYFDTDPSQIRAKAYDLVLNGSEIGGGSIRIHRSDVQEKMFDALGMTREESRRKFGFFMDALKYGTPPHGGIAFGVDRIATILTGSESIRDVIAFPKTQRATCMMSDAPSIVDEKQLKELSLKLDMVEDI